One Echinicola strongylocentroti DNA window includes the following coding sequences:
- a CDS encoding tetratricopeptide repeat-containing hybrid sensor histidine kinase/response regulator: MKLGRFILVLSFFTLVMANTGVSLQVTSPQVVLSFEGKIDSLNNWAERNSERDTKLALNNSLLALDQAKKINYSLGEAESMINLGWIYYRMNEYALAIEYAFKGHQSIISLNNQRLLVKSLFNIGAIYSGGLDQYSEALSYFEQAYKKSKPLNDSILTGRALNNIAWILSQMGRYDEARDLITPYIKKKKENFLSAFAHRTLGDIEVAEGDTTAAIGNYLACYMALDAEKAYYFTTVSCIIRLSNLYMANGDYYKAKLYLDKGKKISQDNQYREHMVSINEIYARYYEAMGNWRQALNFQKEYNALQDSLREELNAKSMGRLEAKFDFDQRLDAINTEMALNEKLINEKLAQQIFRRNIFLVGFILMIILATFILFSTYKVRKSKQQAESANRAKSDFISSMSHEIRTPLNGVIGFSELLASTSLDSSQRQYINLINQSAKSLMEIVNDILDFSKIEAGKLEIEKSPTAIYDLGIEAVNLIAFHAHKKQLELILDIDEDIPVSVMADQLRLKQILINLLSNAVKFTSHGEILLKIAFVETHPTGEATLRFIVKDTGTGINKKNQAKIFSAFTQEDSSTSRKFGGTGLGLAISKKLLEMMDSQIHLESEVGKGSTFWFDLDLVVLKKKADSSPLELLDDLKILIIENNRTHAQVISNIVGQLNATIKIADGEDAAKAILTEDSGIDLILVDQNLYNFNGITLVKKLKEASFIAPSTKVILMHNAFVKDISLPEYIDAYLIKPFKKPDFLDIAKKIFSDDPSLKIDTPPHSSSKEVEELKGISPTILIAEDNMVNMILTKKLLTSLIPKVNLLEAKNGKQAVEVFKNNEVDLIFMDIQMPVLNGYEATKQIRNLENTDTHIPIIALTAGILNNEKQKSQTAGLDDFTAKPMDKKAITKILLHHLSQQVS; encoded by the coding sequence ATGAAACTAGGACGTTTCATATTAGTCCTTTCCTTTTTTACCCTCGTCATGGCAAATACAGGTGTTTCACTCCAAGTGACTTCACCGCAAGTAGTCCTGTCCTTTGAAGGAAAAATAGACAGTTTGAACAACTGGGCAGAAAGAAACAGTGAAAGGGATACAAAATTAGCACTGAACAACTCACTTCTTGCCCTAGACCAAGCAAAAAAAATCAATTATAGCCTAGGCGAGGCTGAAAGCATGATCAACTTGGGCTGGATCTACTACCGAATGAATGAATATGCTTTGGCCATAGAGTACGCCTTTAAGGGGCACCAAAGCATCATTTCCCTCAATAATCAGCGACTATTGGTCAAGTCACTATTTAACATTGGTGCCATCTACAGCGGAGGACTGGATCAATACAGCGAAGCTCTTAGCTATTTTGAACAGGCATATAAAAAAAGCAAACCCCTCAATGATTCGATCCTGACAGGCCGCGCCCTGAACAACATCGCCTGGATACTCAGTCAAATGGGCAGGTACGATGAGGCCAGGGATTTGATTACTCCCTACATCAAAAAGAAAAAAGAGAACTTTCTCTCCGCCTTTGCCCACAGGACATTAGGAGATATCGAAGTGGCCGAAGGTGACACCACTGCTGCCATCGGTAATTACCTGGCCTGCTACATGGCTCTTGATGCAGAAAAAGCCTATTATTTTACTACGGTGAGCTGCATCATTAGGCTTTCCAATCTGTATATGGCCAATGGCGACTATTATAAAGCAAAACTATACCTGGACAAGGGCAAAAAAATCAGCCAGGACAACCAGTACCGTGAACACATGGTGAGCATCAACGAAATCTATGCAAGGTACTATGAAGCCATGGGCAACTGGCGGCAAGCGCTCAACTTCCAAAAGGAATACAATGCACTCCAAGATAGCCTTCGGGAAGAGCTAAATGCAAAAAGCATGGGGCGCCTTGAGGCGAAATTTGACTTTGACCAGCGCCTTGATGCCATCAATACCGAAATGGCCCTCAATGAAAAGCTCATCAACGAAAAGCTGGCCCAACAGATCTTTAGAAGGAATATATTCCTGGTAGGTTTTATCCTTATGATCATCTTGGCCACCTTTATCCTTTTCAGTACATACAAGGTGCGCAAATCCAAACAACAAGCTGAATCTGCCAACCGTGCAAAATCAGATTTCATTTCCAGTATGAGCCATGAAATCAGGACTCCCCTAAATGGCGTAATTGGCTTTTCGGAGTTACTGGCTTCTACTTCATTGGATTCCAGCCAAAGACAATATATCAATCTCATCAACCAATCGGCCAAATCCTTGATGGAAATCGTCAATGATATTTTGGACTTTTCTAAAATAGAAGCAGGAAAACTGGAAATAGAAAAATCTCCTACAGCCATATACGATCTAGGAATAGAAGCCGTCAACCTGATCGCATTTCATGCCCATAAAAAACAATTGGAATTGATACTGGACATCGACGAGGATATCCCCGTATCCGTCATGGCCGACCAGTTGCGCCTAAAGCAAATCCTCATCAACCTCCTGAGCAATGCGGTAAAATTCACTTCCCACGGAGAAATTCTCCTGAAAATAGCCTTCGTCGAAACCCACCCTACGGGAGAAGCTACCCTGAGATTCATCGTAAAGGACACCGGTACCGGTATCAACAAAAAAAACCAAGCAAAGATCTTCAGTGCTTTCACCCAAGAAGACTCCTCCACCAGTCGCAAATTTGGGGGAACTGGACTTGGCCTGGCCATTTCAAAGAAATTGCTTGAAATGATGGACAGCCAAATCCACCTCGAAAGTGAAGTAGGCAAAGGAAGTACTTTTTGGTTTGATTTAGACCTAGTGGTATTAAAGAAAAAGGCGGATTCCTCACCCCTTGAACTATTGGATGACCTGAAAATCCTAATCATCGAAAACAACCGCACACATGCCCAAGTCATATCAAACATCGTTGGCCAGTTAAATGCTACGATAAAAATCGCTGATGGAGAAGATGCTGCAAAAGCCATCCTTACAGAAGACAGTGGTATTGACCTCATCTTGGTAGATCAAAACCTCTACAATTTCAATGGAATTACGCTTGTCAAAAAATTAAAAGAGGCTTCTTTTATCGCACCTTCTACCAAGGTAATCCTAATGCACAATGCCTTTGTGAAGGACATCTCCTTGCCTGAGTATATCGATGCCTACCTTATAAAACCGTTCAAAAAACCGGATTTTTTGGACATTGCTAAAAAAATATTCAGTGACGACCCCAGCCTCAAGATAGATACTCCTCCCCATTCTTCCTCCAAAGAGGTGGAAGAACTAAAAGGCATTTCCCCTACCATCCTCATTGCCGAGGACAATATGGTGAATATGATCCTTACCAAAAAACTGTTGACTTCGCTCATTCCTAAAGTAAACCTCTTAGAAGCCAAAAACGGCAAACAAGCCGTAGAAGTGTTCAAAAACAACGAAGTAGACCTAATATTTATGGATATCCAGATGCCTGTGTTAAACGGCTATGAGGCTACCAAACAAATTCGAAACCTAGAAAACACTGACACCCATATTCCCATCATCGCACTGACAGCAGGCATCCTCAACAATGAAAAGCAAAAAAGCCAAACGGCCGGGCTGGATGATTTTACGGCCAAGCCCATGGACAAAAAAGCCATTACCAAAATACTCCTTCACCACCTCTCCCAACAGGTGAGTTGA
- a CDS encoding 3-oxoacyl-ACP synthase III family protein gives MKKSRIIGVGHYVPDNVVTNHDLTKIMDTSDEWIVERTGIKERRWFTPGVDTVANMSTKASKMAAERAGIDIKEIDFIIFSTSTPDYFAPGNGVLLQRELGLQGIGALDIRNACSGFIYGLSVADQFIKTGMYKTILLVGAEIQSSALDKSTAGRSNAVIFADGAGAAIVQATEGSHQGILSSHLHADGDYAEELYLKDPGSSRETRLSPEMVNDDSFRMQMNGNVVFKHAVVRFHEVIKEALTANDKTVDDLDLLVPHQANLRISQFIQQQFGLADEKVFNNIQRYGNTTAATIPLALSEAWDQGKIKEGDLLCLAAFGSGFAWGSVLLHW, from the coding sequence ATGAAAAAATCCAGAATAATCGGTGTGGGACATTATGTCCCCGACAATGTCGTCACCAACCACGACCTCACCAAGATAATGGACACTAGTGACGAATGGATCGTGGAAAGGACCGGCATCAAGGAAAGGAGATGGTTTACACCTGGAGTGGACACCGTCGCCAATATGTCGACCAAAGCCAGTAAAATGGCCGCTGAACGAGCCGGTATCGACATCAAGGAAATTGATTTCATTATTTTTTCCACCAGTACACCTGATTATTTTGCTCCGGGAAATGGCGTACTCCTACAGAGGGAACTTGGCCTCCAGGGCATTGGAGCTTTGGATATCAGGAACGCTTGTTCTGGCTTTATATACGGACTATCCGTCGCGGATCAATTCATCAAAACCGGCATGTACAAAACCATCCTGTTGGTAGGTGCTGAAATCCAATCATCGGCCCTCGACAAAAGCACTGCGGGGAGATCCAATGCGGTGATTTTTGCAGATGGAGCGGGTGCTGCCATCGTCCAAGCCACCGAAGGAAGCCATCAGGGTATCCTGTCGAGCCACCTGCATGCGGACGGTGACTATGCCGAAGAGCTTTACCTCAAGGATCCTGGCAGCAGCCGGGAGACCAGACTGTCACCAGAAATGGTAAACGACGACAGTTTCCGTATGCAAATGAACGGCAATGTGGTCTTCAAACATGCCGTCGTCCGTTTTCACGAAGTGATAAAAGAGGCCCTTACCGCCAATGACAAAACCGTGGACGACCTGGACCTGCTCGTTCCCCACCAAGCCAATCTACGGATCAGCCAGTTTATCCAACAGCAATTTGGTTTGGCTGACGAAAAAGTATTCAACAATATCCAGCGTTACGGCAACACCACTGCGGCCACCATCCCCTTGGCCCTGAGCGAAGCTTGGGACCAAGGAAAAATCAAGGAAGGTGACCTCCTCTGCCTGGCAGCTTTTGGTAGCGGCTTTGCTTGGGGATC
- a CDS encoding pyruvate dehydrogenase complex dihydrolipoamide acetyltransferase, with protein sequence MAEVIRMPKMSDTMEEGVIAAWLKKVGDDVKAGDILAEVETDKATMELESYDEGVLLHIGVEEKDAVPVNGVIAIIGEEGENIDDLLKDVEEGGSGDSDSSKEEPKEEKKDEAKSDNSEESAPAEDIDTSDVNANLITMPKMSDTMQEGAIASWLKKEGDEVKSGDILAEVETDKATMELESYDDGVLLHIGVQEGDSVPIDGVIAVIGEKGADYEKLLKAHEQKSNGGGEEKPAAKEEKKEAPKAESKPAPKKEGAEKTSSSSSSSTDNGRIKASPLAKKLAEDKGVDISLINGSGEGGRIIKRDVESFDPASAPAAQSGAAAPAAVGQESYTEEKVSQMRKTIAKRLAESKFSAPHFYLTMEINMDKAIEARKSMNEIAPVKISFNDMVIKAVAAALKQHPKVNSSWLGDKIRYNEHVHIGMAVAVEEGLLVPVIRFADSKTLSQISQEAKSLGGKAKNKELQPKDWEGNTFTISNLGMFGIEEFTAIVNPPDACILAVGGIKETVVVKEGQMQVGNVMKVTLSCDHRVVDGAVGSGFLKTLKGLLEDPVRILI encoded by the coding sequence ATGGCCGAAGTAATAAGAATGCCCAAAATGAGCGACACCATGGAAGAAGGGGTGATCGCAGCTTGGTTAAAGAAAGTAGGAGACGATGTAAAAGCTGGGGACATCCTAGCGGAAGTAGAAACCGACAAAGCCACCATGGAACTGGAGTCTTATGATGAAGGGGTGTTGTTGCACATAGGAGTGGAAGAAAAAGATGCCGTTCCTGTAAATGGGGTGATCGCCATTATTGGCGAAGAAGGTGAAAACATCGACGACCTGCTCAAGGATGTGGAAGAAGGAGGTTCTGGAGATTCAGACTCTAGTAAAGAAGAACCCAAAGAGGAGAAAAAAGACGAGGCAAAATCTGACAACAGCGAGGAAAGTGCACCTGCTGAAGATATCGATACATCTGATGTCAATGCCAACCTGATCACCATGCCGAAGATGAGTGATACCATGCAGGAAGGCGCTATTGCTTCTTGGTTGAAAAAAGAAGGTGATGAGGTAAAATCCGGAGATATTTTGGCAGAGGTAGAAACCGACAAAGCCACTATGGAACTGGAATCTTATGATGATGGCGTGCTATTGCATATCGGTGTCCAAGAAGGAGATAGTGTTCCGATCGACGGAGTGATCGCCGTGATTGGTGAAAAAGGGGCTGATTATGAGAAGCTTCTAAAAGCACATGAGCAAAAGTCCAATGGAGGCGGTGAAGAAAAGCCAGCTGCCAAGGAGGAAAAGAAGGAAGCGCCTAAGGCTGAATCCAAGCCAGCACCAAAGAAAGAAGGAGCAGAAAAGACCTCAAGCTCTTCCAGTAGTTCTACTGACAATGGAAGAATAAAAGCCTCTCCACTGGCCAAGAAACTGGCAGAGGACAAAGGCGTGGATATCTCACTGATCAATGGATCAGGTGAAGGTGGACGAATCATCAAAAGAGACGTAGAGAGTTTTGATCCGGCATCTGCACCGGCTGCACAGTCTGGAGCTGCTGCACCTGCAGCGGTAGGACAGGAGTCTTATACTGAAGAGAAAGTTTCCCAGATGAGGAAAACCATTGCCAAGCGATTGGCAGAGAGTAAATTCAGTGCTCCGCACTTCTACTTGACCATGGAGATCAATATGGACAAGGCAATCGAAGCGCGTAAGAGCATGAACGAAATCGCTCCGGTGAAAATTTCCTTCAATGATATGGTGATCAAAGCGGTGGCGGCTGCCTTGAAACAACATCCAAAAGTGAATTCGAGCTGGCTAGGAGATAAGATCCGTTACAATGAACACGTCCATATAGGTATGGCCGTAGCGGTAGAGGAAGGACTTTTGGTACCGGTGATCCGTTTTGCAGATAGCAAGACCTTGTCACAGATTTCCCAAGAAGCCAAGAGCTTGGGAGGAAAAGCCAAAAACAAAGAACTGCAGCCTAAAGATTGGGAAGGCAATACCTTTACTATTTCCAATCTTGGAATGTTTGGCATTGAAGAATTTACCGCTATTGTCAATCCACCTGATGCTTGTATCCTGGCAGTAGGCGGAATCAAGGAAACAGTGGTCGTGAAGGAAGGACAGATGCAGGTAGGCAATGTCATGAAAGTAACCTTGTCATGTGACCACAGAGTGGTAGATGGCGCTGTAGGTTCCGGATTCCTCAAAACCCTTAAGGGATTACTGGAAGACCCCGTAAGAATCCTGATTTAA
- the hslV gene encoding ATP-dependent protease subunit HslV — protein MEKLRSTTVVAIKHNGEVVIGADGQATLGNTVAKSSVNKVRRLQGGRIVTGFAGSTADAFTLLEKFEEKLGAYGNNMKRAAVELAKEWRTDRMLSKLEAMMIVADADDVLIISGTGDVIEPDMGIATIGSGSMYAQSSARALKKFATQLSAEEMVRESLNIAADICIYTNHNLVVEKVTG, from the coding sequence ATGGAAAAATTAAGATCCACCACCGTAGTGGCCATTAAGCATAATGGAGAAGTAGTCATAGGAGCAGACGGCCAGGCCACACTGGGAAATACCGTAGCCAAAAGCAGCGTGAACAAAGTGAGAAGACTACAGGGCGGGAGGATAGTCACCGGATTTGCGGGCTCCACAGCAGACGCTTTTACATTATTGGAAAAGTTTGAGGAGAAACTCGGCGCCTATGGTAACAATATGAAACGGGCAGCCGTGGAACTGGCCAAAGAATGGAGGACCGACAGGATGTTGAGTAAGCTGGAAGCCATGATGATTGTGGCCGATGCGGATGACGTGCTGATCATTTCCGGTACCGGTGATGTGATCGAACCGGATATGGGAATCGCCACCATCGGTTCGGGGAGCATGTATGCGCAGTCTTCCGCCAGGGCACTGAAGAAATTTGCGACACAGCTTTCTGCTGAAGAAATGGTCAGGGAAAGCCTAAATATAGCGGCTGATATCTGTATTTACACCAACCATAATTTGGTGGTCGAGAAGGTAACGGGTTGA
- a CDS encoding Dabb family protein, which translates to MKTRRSFLSGIGVLGASIFLPKTVKAAPAKDFMIHQVYFWLKNPEKDMKSFLKGCEDLIKIDSVKKAYIGKPAATSRREVVDHSFHVSLTVQFKNMEDHNIYQIHETHKEFIAKHEDKWEKVQVYDTKIE; encoded by the coding sequence ATGAAAACCAGAAGATCATTTCTTAGCGGAATCGGAGTTCTTGGAGCAAGTATTTTCCTCCCTAAAACCGTTAAAGCAGCACCAGCAAAAGATTTTATGATACACCAAGTTTATTTTTGGTTAAAAAACCCAGAGAAGGACATGAAGAGCTTTTTGAAGGGCTGTGAGGACCTCATCAAAATCGACAGTGTCAAAAAAGCCTACATAGGAAAACCTGCCGCCACCTCTCGTAGAGAAGTAGTAGATCACTCTTTCCACGTCTCCCTGACGGTCCAATTCAAAAACATGGAAGACCATAACATCTATCAAATTCATGAAACACATAAAGAGTTCATTGCCAAACATGAGGACAAGTGGGAGAAAGTCCAGGTATATGATACCAAAATCGAGTAA
- a CDS encoding SOS response-associated peptidase: MCERYSLATNKQDLENRFESEMLDNFQPRYNIGPTQLLPVITSDSPRGFSHFYWGVTPEFSKNKPVSLKYINAHAETVHLKASSKSAFQRRRCIIPADGYYVWKKVGKKTKIPYRITFHDKRLFSFAGIWEEFENEAGNINHTFSLLTTEANSLHKDFGDRMPVILEREQEKIWLDKFKGTDQLLAILNGQDADAMTAFTVSQMVNQINVDSEYLIKKTSPMDQFGNYTLFG, encoded by the coding sequence ATGTGTGAACGATATTCCTTAGCCACGAACAAACAAGATTTGGAAAACCGATTTGAATCGGAGATGTTGGACAACTTCCAACCCCGCTACAATATAGGCCCTACCCAGCTGCTGCCAGTAATTACCTCTGATAGCCCACGGGGATTTTCACACTTTTATTGGGGAGTAACCCCCGAATTCTCCAAAAATAAACCTGTATCGCTAAAATACATCAATGCCCATGCTGAGACGGTCCACCTCAAGGCCTCCAGCAAATCCGCCTTCCAAAGACGCCGGTGCATCATTCCTGCCGACGGCTATTATGTATGGAAAAAAGTGGGCAAAAAAACCAAGATCCCCTATCGCATCACCTTTCATGACAAGCGTCTTTTTAGCTTTGCAGGGATCTGGGAGGAATTCGAAAACGAAGCCGGCAATATTAACCATACATTTTCCCTGCTGACCACTGAGGCCAACTCCCTCCATAAAGACTTTGGTGACCGAATGCCGGTGATCCTAGAACGAGAGCAGGAAAAAATCTGGCTGGACAAATTTAAAGGAACTGACCAGTTACTCGCCATTCTAAACGGCCAGGACGCTGATGCCATGACCGCATTCACGGTCTCCCAAATGGTCAACCAGATCAATGTGGATTCGGAATACCTCATCAAAAAAACAAGCCCCATGGACCAGTTTGGAAATTATACGCTCTTTGGTTAA
- a CDS encoding aldo/keto reductase: protein MKYRKLGNTHMKVSEISLGTWQVGGGWGGDFDQSAASKILHTAIDHGVNFLDTADVYDAGLSEAAVGKLLKERSEEIYVASKCGRQISPHTSEGYTVEALRGYVEDSLKNIGIEALDLIQLHCPPTEVYRRDEIFGLFDRLKDEGKIKHLGVSVEKVQEAQMAMAYPNVKTVQLIFNMFRQKPADHFFEEAKQKNIGIIARVPLASGLLSGKMNKGREFEENDHRKFNREGQAFDKGETFSGVDFDRGLEAVEALKEVFGEKEPLAAWALRWILMYDEVSTVIPGASKEEQVKANILAAGHPALSQEQMEAVKSIYDTYIKAEVHHLW from the coding sequence ATGAAATACAGGAAACTAGGAAATACCCACATGAAGGTCTCAGAAATCTCCCTTGGCACTTGGCAAGTAGGAGGAGGCTGGGGAGGTGATTTTGACCAGTCAGCGGCTTCCAAGATACTACATACTGCCATTGACCACGGGGTCAATTTTTTGGATACGGCAGATGTTTATGATGCGGGATTAAGTGAGGCAGCAGTAGGAAAGCTGCTGAAAGAGCGGTCAGAAGAAATTTATGTGGCCAGTAAGTGCGGCCGACAGATCAGTCCACATACCAGTGAAGGGTACACTGTTGAGGCGTTGAGGGGCTATGTAGAGGATAGCCTGAAGAACATTGGAATAGAGGCACTCGACCTGATACAGCTTCATTGTCCACCAACAGAAGTATATAGGAGAGATGAGATTTTTGGGCTCTTTGACCGCCTGAAGGATGAAGGTAAGATAAAGCACCTAGGGGTCAGTGTAGAAAAGGTACAGGAAGCCCAAATGGCGATGGCCTATCCCAATGTGAAGACCGTCCAATTAATTTTCAACATGTTTAGGCAGAAGCCGGCGGATCATTTTTTTGAGGAGGCCAAGCAAAAGAATATAGGCATTATCGCCCGTGTGCCGTTGGCAAGCGGACTGCTGAGCGGTAAGATGAACAAAGGAAGGGAGTTTGAGGAAAATGACCATAGGAAGTTCAATAGAGAGGGGCAGGCTTTTGATAAGGGAGAGACCTTTTCTGGGGTGGATTTTGACAGGGGGCTAGAGGCAGTGGAGGCCCTGAAAGAAGTGTTTGGTGAAAAAGAACCCTTGGCAGCATGGGCGCTACGATGGATACTGATGTATGACGAAGTAAGCACTGTCATTCCTGGAGCTTCCAAGGAAGAGCAAGTAAAGGCCAATATCTTGGCGGCAGGACACCCTGCGCTCAGTCAAGAGCAAATGGAGGCTGTAAAATCCATTTATGATACCTATATTAAAGCAGAAGTACATCACCTCTGGTAA
- a CDS encoding YheT family hydrolase has product MPLINNTSYAGPPVLFNGHLQTIFPALFRKNLSLPFDRERITTPDGDFLDLDWLCQDNKKLVIISHGLEGDSQRPYMKGMAKHFFQNAYDVLSWNFRGCSGSLNNKPFFYHSGATYDLQTVVSHAEDRYDEVYLIGFSLGGNLTLKYLGEPQSKNPKIKKAVTISVPLHLKGSCNKISTGENIIYSNRFLKTLKEKVRKKALMFPGELSIEGLDQIKTLRDFDDKFTGPMHGFRDAHHYYDECSSLFFLDGITIPTLVLNAQNDPFLSIECFPVDKAKRLEKVFMEFPAIGGHVGFSPRKRREIYWSEKRAFEFIDSDD; this is encoded by the coding sequence ATGCCTTTGATCAACAACACCTCCTATGCCGGACCGCCCGTATTGTTTAACGGTCACTTACAGACCATCTTCCCGGCACTTTTTAGAAAGAACCTCTCCTTACCCTTTGACAGAGAAAGAATTACCACTCCTGACGGAGACTTCCTCGATCTGGATTGGCTGTGCCAAGATAATAAAAAACTTGTCATTATCAGTCATGGTCTGGAAGGAGATAGCCAAAGACCTTATATGAAAGGTATGGCCAAACATTTTTTTCAAAATGCTTACGACGTACTCTCCTGGAACTTCCGAGGCTGCAGTGGATCGCTTAATAACAAGCCTTTCTTTTATCATTCTGGCGCTACGTATGACCTGCAAACTGTGGTCTCTCACGCAGAGGACAGGTATGATGAGGTATATTTGATCGGTTTTAGCCTTGGAGGAAACTTGACCCTAAAATACTTGGGAGAACCTCAATCCAAAAACCCGAAAATCAAAAAAGCAGTAACCATATCCGTCCCCCTCCACCTCAAAGGCAGCTGTAACAAGATCAGTACAGGAGAAAATATCATCTACTCCAATCGGTTTTTGAAAACACTGAAGGAAAAGGTGCGAAAAAAAGCGCTGATGTTTCCCGGTGAGTTATCGATAGAAGGCTTGGACCAAATAAAAACCCTCAGGGATTTTGATGATAAATTTACCGGCCCTATGCACGGCTTCAGGGATGCCCACCACTATTATGACGAGTGTTCATCCCTCTTCTTCCTTGACGGCATCACCATCCCCACACTCGTCCTCAATGCCCAAAACGACCCATTTTTGAGCATCGAGTGCTTTCCTGTGGACAAGGCCAAAAGGCTTGAAAAGGTATTCATGGAGTTTCCTGCCATTGGAGGGCATGTAGGTTTTAGCCCCAGAAAAAGAAGAGAAATCTACTGGTCAGAAAAAAGAGCATTTGAATTTATCGATTCGGATGATTAA